A window of the Paenibacillus woosongensis genome harbors these coding sequences:
- the glyQ gene encoding glycine--tRNA ligase subunit alpha — protein MNFQQMILTLQQFWAEQNCIVVQPYDVEKGAGTLNPMTFLRSIGPEPWNVAYVEPSRRPADGRYGENPNRLYQHHQFQVIMKPSPDNIQEIYLESLKRLGINPLEHDIRFVEDNWEHPGLGAWGLGWEVWLDGMEITQFTYFQQVGGIETNPVAVEITYGMERLASYIQEKENVFDLEWVAGTTYGDVFHQPEFEHSKYTFETSDVKMLFTLFNMYEQEASKAMEQHLVFPAYDYVLKCSHTFNLLDARGAISVTERTGYITRVRNLARQVAATYLEEREKLGFPMLKKGGEIHA, from the coding sequence ATGAATTTTCAGCAAATGATTCTAACGCTGCAGCAGTTCTGGGCGGAGCAGAATTGCATCGTCGTGCAGCCTTACGATGTAGAGAAGGGGGCCGGCACGCTCAACCCGATGACATTCCTGCGTTCGATCGGGCCGGAGCCGTGGAATGTCGCATATGTGGAGCCATCCCGCAGACCGGCGGATGGACGCTATGGGGAGAATCCGAACCGTCTGTACCAGCATCATCAGTTTCAGGTCATCATGAAGCCTTCCCCTGACAACATTCAAGAGATTTATCTGGAGAGCTTGAAGCGGCTTGGCATTAACCCGCTTGAGCATGACATCCGTTTTGTTGAGGATAACTGGGAGCATCCGGGGCTTGGCGCTTGGGGACTCGGCTGGGAGGTATGGCTTGACGGAATGGAGATTACGCAGTTTACGTATTTCCAGCAGGTCGGCGGCATCGAGACGAACCCGGTCGCCGTTGAAATCACGTACGGTATGGAGCGGCTTGCTTCTTACATCCAAGAGAAGGAGAACGTGTTCGATCTGGAATGGGTTGCCGGTACGACTTACGGCGATGTATTCCATCAGCCGGAGTTCGAGCACTCCAAATACACGTTCGAGACCTCGGACGTGAAAATGCTGTTTACTTTATTTAATATGTACGAGCAGGAAGCTTCGAAAGCGATGGAGCAGCATCTGGTATTTCCGGCTTATGATTACGTCTTGAAATGCTCGCATACGTTCAACCTGCTTGACGCACGGGGCGCGATCAGCGTGACCGAGCGCACCGGATACATTACGCGGGTGCGGAATTTGGCCCGCCAGGTGGCAGCGACGTATTTGGAGGAGCGGGAGAAGCTTGGATTCCCGATGCTGAAGAAAGGGGGCGAAATCCATGCCTAA
- the rpoD gene encoding RNA polymerase sigma factor RpoD, which translates to MANDQHTESETELTLDQVKDQLVELGKKRSSLTYKEIMEKLSPFDQDPEQMDEFFEHLGDLGIDVVNDGDDELGHRGDDEGRSDGDEFSFDDDLTLPPGIKINDPVRMYLKEIGRVPLLSADDEIELAKRIENGDEEAKRRLAEANLRLVVSIAKRYVGRGMLFLDLIQEGNMGLIKAVEKFDFKKGFKFSTYATWWIRQAITRAIADQARTIRIPVHMVETINKLIRVSRQLLQELGREPTPEEIAAEMELSVEKVREIMKIAQEPVSLETPIGEEDDSHLGDFIEDQEALAPADAAAYELLKEQLEDVLDTLTEREENVLRLRFGLDDGRTRTLEEVGKVFGVTRERIRQIEAKALRKLRHPSRSKRLKDFLE; encoded by the coding sequence ATGGCGAATGATCAGCATACGGAATCTGAGACAGAACTGACATTGGACCAGGTCAAAGATCAGCTGGTGGAACTAGGCAAGAAAAGATCTTCGTTAACATATAAAGAAATTATGGAGAAGCTTTCGCCTTTCGATCAGGATCCTGAGCAAATGGACGAGTTTTTTGAGCATTTAGGGGATTTGGGAATAGATGTTGTAAATGACGGCGATGATGAGCTCGGCCATCGCGGCGATGATGAAGGTCGCAGCGACGGCGACGAATTCAGCTTTGATGATGATTTGACATTGCCTCCCGGCATCAAAATCAACGACCCGGTACGCATGTATTTAAAGGAAATCGGCAGAGTGCCTCTGCTCTCAGCCGATGACGAAATCGAGCTGGCCAAACGCATTGAGAACGGCGACGAGGAAGCGAAGCGCCGTCTAGCTGAAGCTAACCTCAGACTCGTGGTCAGCATTGCGAAACGTTATGTAGGCCGCGGCATGCTCTTTCTGGATTTGATTCAAGAAGGAAACATGGGTTTGATTAAAGCGGTGGAGAAGTTCGACTTCAAGAAGGGCTTTAAATTCAGTACCTATGCGACATGGTGGATTCGCCAGGCCATCACGCGGGCCATCGCCGACCAAGCCCGTACGATCCGCATTCCGGTGCATATGGTCGAGACGATCAATAAGCTAATCCGCGTTTCTCGTCAATTGCTGCAGGAGCTGGGGCGCGAACCGACGCCGGAAGAAATTGCAGCGGAGATGGAGCTTAGCGTTGAAAAAGTTCGTGAGATCATGAAAATAGCACAAGAACCCGTATCGCTGGAAACGCCGATCGGCGAAGAAGATGATTCGCATCTGGGAGACTTCATTGAGGATCAGGAGGCGTTGGCTCCTGCGGATGCCGCGGCTTATGAGCTGCTGAAGGAGCAGTTGGAGGATGTGCTGGATACGTTGACCGAGCGGGAAGAGAACGTCCTGCGCCTGCGCTTCGGCCTGGATGATGGCCGGACGAGAACGCTGGAGGAAGTCGGCAAAGTATTTGGCGTGACACGGGAAAGAATTCGTCAAATCGAAGCGAAAGCATTGCGCAAACTTCGCCATCCTAGCCGCAGTAAACGGTTGAAGGATTTCTTGGAATAG
- a CDS encoding Nif3-like dinuclear metal center hexameric protein: protein MLAKGQTVIQYMEQLAPKHVAEEDDKIGLQLGTLQKEIRSVLIALDVNEEVVDEAITLGADLIIAHHAIIYRPLAGLQTDTPMGKVYEKLIKNDIAVYISHTNLDVTEGGMNDWMAEALGIEDTAPLKDIHTDKLYKLVVFVPKDHHQKVLDAILNAGAGWIGNYSHCSFNIEGYGTFLPREGTEPYLGEQGKLERAEEVRIETIITDSVRNKVIQAMLKNHPYEEVAYDLYPMDLKGRSLGLGRVGRVAEPVTLEAFVERVKEKLDVPAVRVVGDLNRQIKKAAVVGGSGGRYWRHAQFRGADVLVTGDIDYHTAQDALMAGITLIDPGHNAEKIMKAKVAAWLADKFAEHKYETKVHASAIDTEPFTFR from the coding sequence ATGCTTGCCAAAGGTCAAACCGTAATCCAGTATATGGAGCAGCTGGCTCCGAAGCATGTCGCTGAGGAGGACGATAAAATCGGCCTGCAGCTTGGGACGCTGCAGAAGGAAATCCGCAGTGTGCTCATCGCTTTGGATGTAAACGAGGAAGTGGTCGATGAGGCGATTACGCTTGGCGCGGATTTAATCATCGCGCATCATGCGATTATTTACAGGCCGCTAGCAGGTCTGCAGACCGATACGCCGATGGGGAAGGTCTACGAGAAGCTGATCAAGAATGACATCGCCGTCTATATTAGCCATACAAACCTGGATGTGACAGAAGGCGGAATGAATGATTGGATGGCAGAGGCGCTGGGCATTGAAGACACGGCTCCGCTGAAAGATATTCATACGGACAAGCTCTATAAGCTGGTCGTCTTCGTTCCGAAGGATCACCATCAGAAGGTCCTGGATGCGATTCTGAACGCCGGTGCGGGCTGGATCGGCAACTACAGCCACTGCAGCTTCAATATCGAAGGATACGGCACGTTTCTGCCTAGGGAGGGAACCGAACCATACCTGGGAGAGCAGGGCAAGCTGGAGCGGGCGGAGGAAGTCCGCATCGAGACGATTATCACTGACAGCGTAAGGAATAAGGTTATTCAGGCCATGCTCAAAAATCATCCTTATGAAGAAGTGGCCTATGATCTTTATCCAATGGACTTGAAAGGACGGAGCCTTGGATTAGGGAGAGTCGGCCGGGTTGCCGAGCCTGTTACGCTGGAGGCGTTTGTCGAGCGGGTTAAAGAGAAGCTGGATGTTCCGGCCGTACGGGTCGTAGGGGATTTGAACCGGCAGATCAAGAAGGCGGCTGTCGTGGGCGGCTCGGGAGGGCGCTACTGGAGGCATGCCCAGTTCCGGGGTGCGGATGTGCTTGTTACCGGCGATATCGACTATCATACCGCCCAGGACGCGCTCATGGCGGGTATTACCTTGATCGATCCAGGGCACAACGCCGAGAAAATCATGAAAGCAAAAGTGGCGGCCTGGCTTGCCGATAAGTTTGCCGAGCACAAGTATGAGACAAAGGTTCATGCTTCGGCCATCGACACGGAGCCGTTTACATTCCGCTGA
- a CDS encoding S8 family peptidase, with protein sequence MKWGRWVAIGVSGVAAITVLALLPQFNIGPQQQAGQQRTKQQIMQNTKQTEVPRPAEEKQLKQLMLRRDVTATERLARLDAKRHLQALAEGIKDSSLSKLSADIRELQKGHKQFRSIMLYSSTGKDKHFRGSNERTAPDVQEQTNYYVALARKALRKSEPYESPVFPEKDPHFFVIAEPSKHNKDGIIAVMDTHILRRVKEHQDKNLRLIPYPKEGKYKIESVHADTLKDLTVKTGHDNEKASHFYENEIVVTFKEPPSDQQLAQIQKDIKAKHTNKPRSIRNTYIFQSDSMSMDELKKYFVQKWRPAFIEPHYLYMTNETAPAADSPEIPNDLLFSEYQWNLPIIETNRGWKLSKGSNDVIVGVVDTGVDLSHPDLEGRLLKGYNVIDPDKDPTDDVGHGTHVAGIISANVNNNEGIAGMTWGGKILPVKALDQSGSGTTYSVAQGIIWAVDNGAKVINMSLGNYADAQFLHEAIKYAFDKDVVLVAATGNDNTERPGYPAAYPEVLSVSATDNNLKKASFSNYGDYVDVVAPGESIASTYPDNQYAALSGTSMASPHVAALAALIRSINPDLKNTEVMDIIRSNVIDLGDPGHDNMYGYGQIDVFAALEAAGGSGAPLQLWPQHIDQKLRRLLEGTLQR encoded by the coding sequence ATGAAATGGGGCAGATGGGTCGCTATTGGAGTATCCGGTGTGGCAGCCATCACGGTCTTGGCGTTGTTGCCGCAGTTTAATATTGGCCCACAGCAGCAAGCGGGACAGCAGCGGACTAAACAGCAAATTATGCAAAATACGAAGCAGACAGAGGTGCCCAGGCCCGCAGAAGAAAAGCAGTTGAAGCAGTTGATGCTGCGCCGGGACGTCACAGCGACAGAAAGGCTGGCCAGACTTGATGCCAAAAGACATTTGCAGGCGCTGGCCGAAGGAATCAAGGATTCCTCGTTATCAAAGCTGTCCGCCGATATCCGGGAACTGCAAAAAGGGCATAAGCAGTTTCGTTCGATTATGCTGTACAGCTCTACGGGAAAGGACAAGCATTTCCGCGGCAGCAATGAACGAACCGCCCCAGATGTACAGGAGCAGACAAATTACTATGTCGCCCTGGCGCGAAAAGCGCTCCGCAAATCCGAGCCTTATGAATCGCCTGTGTTTCCGGAAAAGGACCCGCATTTTTTTGTCATTGCCGAGCCTTCCAAACATAACAAAGATGGAATCATCGCCGTCATGGATACCCACATTCTAAGACGCGTCAAAGAACATCAAGACAAAAATCTGCGCTTGATCCCTTATCCGAAGGAGGGCAAATACAAAATCGAGTCGGTGCATGCCGATACGCTTAAAGACCTAACTGTCAAAACCGGGCATGACAATGAAAAAGCAAGCCATTTTTATGAAAATGAAATCGTCGTGACCTTTAAAGAACCTCCGTCCGACCAACAGCTCGCCCAAATCCAGAAGGATATTAAAGCAAAACATACGAATAAGCCGCGGTCGATTCGCAACACCTATATTTTTCAATCGGATAGCATGAGCATGGACGAGCTGAAAAAATACTTCGTCCAGAAATGGCGCCCGGCCTTTATCGAGCCGCATTATTTGTATATGACGAATGAAACAGCGCCCGCGGCCGATTCGCCGGAAATTCCTAATGATTTGCTGTTTTCGGAGTACCAGTGGAATTTGCCCATCATCGAAACGAACCGGGGCTGGAAATTGTCTAAGGGCAGCAATGACGTCATCGTTGGAGTTGTCGATACCGGCGTGGATCTGTCTCACCCTGATCTGGAGGGACGGCTGCTAAAAGGATATAATGTCATCGACCCCGACAAGGATCCTACGGACGATGTAGGACACGGCACGCATGTCGCCGGCATCATTTCAGCCAACGTAAACAACAATGAGGGTATCGCGGGAATGACGTGGGGCGGCAAAATATTGCCGGTTAAGGCGCTGGATCAGTCCGGCTCGGGTACGACCTACTCCGTTGCCCAGGGCATTATATGGGCTGTGGACAACGGGGCCAAAGTTATCAATATGAGTCTTGGCAACTATGCGGATGCCCAATTCCTGCATGAAGCCATCAAGTATGCCTTCGACAAGGACGTCGTTCTGGTCGCGGCCACCGGCAATGACAATACGGAGCGGCCGGGATATCCGGCTGCATATCCCGAAGTGCTGTCCGTGTCGGCTACCGACAACAATTTAAAGAAAGCGTCGTTCTCCAATTACGGCGACTATGTTGACGTAGTCGCTCCCGGTGAAAGCATTGCCAGTACGTATCCCGATAACCAGTACGCCGCATTGTCGGGCACCTCGATGGCTAGTCCGCATGTGGCCGCACTTGCCGCTTTGATACGGTCCATCAATCCGGATCTGAAAAATACGGAGGTCATGGACATTATCCGCAGCAACGTCATCGATCTCGGCGATCCCGGCCATGACAATATGTACGGATATGGACAGATCGACGTGTTCGCGGCGCTGGAAGCTGCCGGAGGCAGCGGGGCTCCGCTGCAGCTGTGGCCCCAGCATATCGACCAGAAGCTAAGGCGGCTGTTGGAAGGTACTCTGCAGCGCTAA
- a CDS encoding YaiI/YqxD family protein gives MNTRIVVDGDSCPVKAEIAATAAKFGVGVLMVSSYDHVIKQVSGVTIVQVDRSQQSADLYIANHIAKEDIVITQDYGLAALALAKSCRILSPRGEEYHPGNIDYLLERRHHHAKARRGGRYFKGPKPFTDDDRKKFIDALSKVLRDMQENVQF, from the coding sequence ATGAATACACGGATCGTCGTTGACGGAGACTCCTGTCCCGTCAAGGCTGAAATCGCTGCTACAGCTGCAAAGTTCGGAGTTGGCGTATTGATGGTATCCTCCTATGACCATGTGATCAAGCAGGTCTCGGGGGTTACCATTGTTCAGGTTGACCGCAGCCAGCAAAGCGCGGATTTGTACATTGCCAACCATATTGCCAAGGAAGATATCGTCATTACGCAGGATTATGGACTTGCTGCTTTGGCTTTAGCCAAATCGTGCCGGATCTTGTCGCCTAGAGGGGAGGAGTATCACCCCGGCAATATAGATTATTTGCTGGAACGTCGTCACCATCATGCCAAAGCACGGCGCGGCGGACGGTATTTCAAAGGGCCAAAGCCTTTTACGGACGATGACCGCAAGAAGTTTATTGACGCGTTGTCAAAAGTTTTGCGAGATATGCAGGAGAATGTACAATTTTAG
- a CDS encoding tRNA (adenine(22)-N(1))-methyltransferase, with product MKLSSRLQHIADRLPPGCRFADIGSDHALLPVWAVKHGAAVSAVAGEVNDGPLEAARRQVAEAGLSQSVSVRKGDGLEVIAPGEVDAITIAGMGGALISSILEAGVDKLAGVKRLILQPNVGEDFVRRWLLEHDWYVTDEAIVAEDGKIYEIITADAVPGAAGLNEELYKEKLLQQGQGDANSGAALTKELLLMMGPRLSAQAGEVFFDKWNAEISKLEKIQRSVAGSQLPSSQKKEQELSILIKQLKEVLACLPKVKP from the coding sequence ATGAAATTATCATCAAGGTTACAGCATATCGCGGACAGATTGCCTCCGGGCTGCCGTTTTGCAGATATTGGCTCCGATCATGCGCTGCTGCCCGTATGGGCAGTAAAGCACGGTGCAGCGGTATCTGCCGTTGCCGGAGAGGTCAATGACGGGCCGCTGGAGGCTGCGAGAAGACAGGTAGCGGAAGCGGGACTAAGTCAATCGGTATCCGTCCGCAAGGGAGACGGTTTGGAGGTGATTGCTCCCGGCGAAGTGGACGCGATTACGATTGCGGGTATGGGAGGCGCCTTAATCAGCTCCATATTAGAGGCGGGAGTAGATAAGCTTGCAGGAGTTAAGCGGCTCATTTTACAGCCTAATGTTGGGGAGGATTTCGTCAGGCGCTGGCTGCTGGAGCATGATTGGTATGTTACTGATGAGGCGATCGTGGCGGAGGACGGGAAGATCTACGAGATCATTACGGCGGATGCCGTCCCGGGTGCAGCCGGACTGAATGAGGAGCTGTACAAGGAAAAGCTGCTGCAGCAAGGGCAGGGTGATGCCAATAGCGGCGCAGCGTTAACGAAGGAATTGTTGTTAATGATGGGACCGAGATTATCTGCGCAGGCAGGAGAGGTGTTCTTCGATAAATGGAATGCCGAAATCTCCAAACTGGAGAAAATCCAGCGTTCTGTCGCGGGTTCCCAGCTTCCGTCCTCCCAGAAGAAGGAGCAGGAGTTAAGTATATTAATCAAACAGCTTAAGGAGGTGCTGGCATGCTTGCCAAAGGTCAAACCGTAA
- the glyS gene encoding glycine--tRNA ligase subunit beta, whose product MPKDLLFEIGLEEMPARFIRGAMDQLKDRTVKWLDEQLIRHGEVAVYATPRRLAVLVKEVADKQEDVHEEVKGPSRKIALDENGQWSKAALGFARSQGADPEQFTFKELGGTEYVYISKSRTGVETSTIVAGGLLDILHAMNFPKNMRWGNYDFKFVRPIRWIVALLGSEIIDIEITGVKSGNVTRGHRFLGGEIVIGQPADYVEALRGGHVIANVKERQEMIVQQINGLAEEKGWHISVKEDLLEEVLFLVETPTVLYGTFEESFLRIPQEVLITSMREHQRYFPVLNDKGELLPYFVTVRNGNAEHLELIAKGNEKVLRARLSDAKFFYEEDQKLAIKDALSKLESIVFHEELGTVGDKVRRIRRNAEKLAAVLNADAGTTEAVNRTAEICKFDLVTQMVYEFPELQGVMGEDYARKAGEPEGVAKAIFQHYQPRFAGDAVPASEVGSIVSIADKIDTIAGCFSIGIVPTGSQDPYGLRRQAAGIVQIILEHKLLLALPVLFDIALETHEHFHELKRTKDEILKDLTDFFGLRIKKTLSDHVRYDVVDAVISAGYDDVVSVVSRGETLMAAVSGQDDFKTTVESFGRVSNLAAKASALKVRSDLLNEPAESELYEAWKSVTAAYREALEQRDAKKALELISGLKGSITLFFDNVMVMAEDETVRANRLALLKAIDEDLSMFADFSKLVWA is encoded by the coding sequence ATGCCTAAAGATTTGCTATTTGAAATCGGGCTTGAGGAAATGCCGGCTCGCTTTATTCGCGGTGCTATGGATCAGTTGAAAGACCGGACGGTGAAATGGCTCGACGAGCAGCTGATCCGGCATGGAGAAGTTGCTGTTTACGCCACGCCACGCCGTCTTGCCGTACTCGTCAAAGAGGTGGCGGACAAGCAGGAGGACGTTCACGAAGAGGTGAAAGGCCCTTCGCGCAAAATCGCCCTGGACGAGAACGGGCAATGGAGCAAGGCTGCGCTTGGTTTTGCCCGCAGCCAAGGCGCTGATCCGGAGCAATTCACTTTTAAAGAACTTGGGGGGACGGAATACGTCTATATTAGCAAAAGCCGTACCGGCGTAGAGACATCTACGATTGTGGCCGGAGGCCTGCTCGATATCCTCCATGCGATGAATTTTCCGAAGAATATGCGCTGGGGCAATTATGATTTTAAATTCGTGCGGCCGATCCGCTGGATTGTAGCCCTGCTCGGCAGCGAGATTATCGATATTGAAATTACCGGCGTGAAGTCCGGAAATGTGACGCGCGGACATCGTTTTCTGGGCGGCGAGATCGTAATCGGTCAGCCGGCGGATTATGTGGAGGCTCTTCGCGGCGGGCACGTCATCGCCAATGTGAAAGAGCGGCAGGAGATGATTGTGCAGCAAATTAACGGCTTGGCCGAGGAGAAGGGCTGGCATATTTCCGTGAAGGAAGACCTTCTGGAAGAGGTGCTGTTCCTGGTAGAAACGCCAACAGTGTTGTACGGCACTTTCGAGGAATCCTTCCTGCGCATCCCGCAGGAGGTGTTGATCACTTCGATGCGTGAACACCAGCGTTATTTCCCAGTACTTAACGATAAGGGAGAGCTGCTCCCTTACTTTGTAACGGTGCGCAACGGCAATGCCGAGCATTTGGAGCTCATTGCCAAAGGGAATGAGAAGGTGCTGCGCGCCCGGTTGTCGGATGCCAAGTTCTTCTATGAAGAAGATCAGAAGCTGGCGATTAAGGATGCCTTGTCCAAGCTGGAGAGCATCGTCTTCCATGAAGAGCTGGGAACGGTCGGCGACAAGGTGCGCCGGATCCGGCGGAATGCGGAGAAACTGGCTGCCGTGCTTAATGCGGATGCCGGGACGACCGAAGCGGTTAACCGGACCGCGGAAATTTGTAAATTCGATCTCGTTACCCAAATGGTTTATGAGTTCCCAGAGCTTCAGGGCGTAATGGGCGAAGATTATGCGCGCAAAGCGGGAGAACCCGAGGGTGTAGCCAAAGCGATCTTCCAGCATTACCAGCCGAGATTTGCCGGGGATGCGGTTCCGGCGTCCGAGGTAGGTTCGATTGTGAGCATTGCCGACAAAATCGATACGATCGCAGGCTGCTTCTCCATCGGCATCGTTCCAACGGGATCACAGGATCCGTATGGCCTTCGCCGCCAGGCCGCCGGTATCGTGCAGATCATCCTGGAGCACAAGCTCTTGCTTGCTCTCCCGGTGCTGTTCGATATCGCACTTGAGACGCATGAGCATTTCCATGAGCTGAAACGGACGAAGGACGAGATTCTGAAGGATCTTACCGATTTCTTCGGACTGCGCATTAAGAAAACTCTATCCGATCATGTGCGTTATGATGTTGTAGATGCCGTCATTTCCGCAGGCTACGATGATGTCGTTTCCGTCGTGTCCAGAGGCGAGACGCTGATGGCTGCGGTGAGCGGACAGGATGATTTCAAGACGACGGTCGAGTCGTTCGGAAGAGTCAGCAATCTGGCAGCAAAGGCTTCGGCGTTGAAAGTCCGCTCGGATCTGTTGAACGAGCCGGCGGAATCCGAGCTTTATGAAGCTTGGAAATCGGTCACTGCGGCATACCGCGAAGCATTGGAGCAGCGGGATGCAAAGAAAGCGCTGGAACTGATTTCCGGCCTGAAGGGAAGCATCACCTTATTCTTCGATAACGTTATGGTTATGGCCGAAGATGAGACGGTGCGCGCGAATCGTCTGGCCCTGCTTAAAGCGATCGACGAGGATTTGAGCATGTTTGCTGATTTCAGCAAGCTGGTTTGGGCATAA
- the dnaG gene encoding DNA primase: MSTGRGIPEEIIEAVLQQHDIVDTVGKHVHLTRQGKYMKGLCPFHSEKTPSFTVTPERQMFHCYGCGKGGNAIRFRMEIEGLSFPEAVKVMAEEAHIPFQDSAFRAGSAPVSREMEQLLQAYEWSSKLYHFLLNNTEHGKPAMDYLKSRGFSDKAIDTFQIGYAPARWDTLVQFLEKRSFDLSAMEKGGLLSSKQDGSGFVDRFRDRIIFPLHNRSGKVIAFAGRILGEGQPKYLNSPESRLFTKSRTLYNLHQAKTEIRKSRQIVLFEGYGDVISAWEAGVHNGVATMGTALTESHASIMRTLADEIIVCYDGDNAGQAAALKSIPILEAAGFQIKISLLSEGLDPDEFIRKYGAERFRLQVLDGAVSAVKFKLIYLKKNHILLEEDGKVAYIKDALEVIAPLPSPTEREIYLKELSAELQVSFDSLKQECNQFRQDMQKRSSHGDNNAKRWNNVRHKKGKASMPTLLPAYHVAERRLLSFMLQDEEVARYVGDRLGDSFNINDHAAIAAYLYAYYAGGKAPDVSRFISSLQDERLEQAVTSIAMMDTPEEWTTQELDDCIREIKRVPLQAQIQRKKEEMVSAERAGDFLRAAQIASEIIALERQ; this comes from the coding sequence ATGAGTACCGGACGAGGAATTCCGGAGGAGATCATCGAGGCGGTCTTGCAGCAGCATGATATCGTCGATACGGTAGGCAAGCACGTTCATCTAACTAGACAGGGCAAATATATGAAAGGTCTTTGCCCTTTTCATTCGGAGAAGACGCCGTCATTTACGGTGACGCCCGAACGGCAAATGTTCCACTGCTATGGCTGCGGCAAAGGCGGAAATGCCATCAGATTTAGGATGGAAATCGAAGGATTATCCTTCCCCGAAGCTGTCAAAGTCATGGCGGAAGAGGCCCATATCCCCTTTCAGGACAGTGCCTTCCGGGCAGGGAGCGCCCCTGTAAGCCGGGAGATGGAACAATTACTGCAGGCCTACGAATGGTCTTCCAAGCTGTATCATTTTCTACTGAACAATACAGAGCATGGCAAACCGGCCATGGACTATTTGAAGTCAAGGGGGTTTAGCGATAAGGCCATCGACACATTCCAAATCGGTTATGCCCCGGCACGCTGGGATACGCTTGTCCAGTTCCTGGAGAAGCGCTCGTTTGATCTCAGTGCCATGGAGAAAGGCGGTTTATTATCGTCCAAGCAAGACGGATCAGGATTTGTTGACCGCTTTCGCGACCGGATCATCTTTCCCTTGCATAACCGGAGCGGCAAAGTGATCGCTTTTGCGGGCCGGATACTTGGGGAAGGCCAGCCCAAATATTTAAATTCTCCGGAGAGCAGGTTATTTACCAAGAGCCGAACGCTCTATAATCTTCATCAGGCCAAAACGGAAATCCGCAAATCGCGTCAGATCGTATTATTCGAAGGATACGGCGACGTCATTAGCGCATGGGAGGCCGGGGTCCATAATGGTGTTGCTACGATGGGGACCGCGCTTACCGAAAGCCACGCCAGCATCATGAGAACACTCGCGGACGAAATCATCGTCTGCTATGACGGCGACAATGCCGGACAAGCCGCAGCCTTGAAGAGTATCCCGATACTGGAGGCCGCAGGCTTCCAAATTAAAATTTCACTGCTCAGTGAAGGACTTGACCCTGATGAGTTCATTCGTAAATACGGGGCCGAGAGGTTCAGATTGCAAGTCTTGGATGGCGCTGTTTCAGCGGTTAAATTTAAGCTTATATATCTGAAAAAAAACCATATACTGCTAGAAGAAGATGGAAAGGTCGCATACATCAAAGATGCTCTGGAAGTCATCGCGCCTCTGCCGTCGCCGACAGAGCGGGAGATTTATTTGAAGGAATTGTCTGCCGAACTGCAGGTTTCATTTGATAGCTTGAAACAGGAATGCAATCAATTCCGTCAAGACATGCAAAAAAGGTCATCCCATGGGGATAATAACGCCAAAAGGTGGAATAATGTTAGGCATAAAAAAGGCAAGGCATCCATGCCGACTTTACTGCCTGCTTATCATGTCGCGGAACGGAGATTGTTATCCTTCATGCTTCAGGATGAGGAAGTCGCCCGCTATGTTGGCGATCGTCTTGGAGATAGTTTTAACATCAATGATCATGCGGCGATTGCTGCTTATCTATACGCCTATTACGCAGGGGGGAAAGCGCCGGATGTCAGCCGTTTCATTTCATCTTTGCAGGATGAACGGCTGGAGCAGGCCGTCACATCCATCGCGATGATGGATACTCCGGAGGAATGGACGACTCAGGAGCTGGACGACTGTATCCGGGAAATTAAGCGTGTTCCGCTGCAGGCCCAAATTCAGCGTAAGAAGGAAGAAATGGTTTCGGCGGAGCGTGCCGGGGATTTTCTGCGAGCGGCACAAATTGCAAGTGAGATTATAGCCCTAGAGAGACAATAG